Below is a window of Vanacampus margaritifer isolate UIUO_Vmar chromosome 11, RoL_Vmar_1.0, whole genome shotgun sequence DNA.
ATTCTTCGGATGGCTACGTATCCCAATAAAACACTGACACCAATTCCCGGAGGTTTCCTTCATACACGTACAACATTCTCATCCACACTCATCGGCCTGCAAATGTTGTGGGGAAAGATTTGGTTTCTATTGAGGTTTACTTAGCAACGCAGCATCCAGCAGGGCTAAAACAAGCATGTCTTCAAGGCAGAGGCGCGTATGGATTGATGAACGACGCTGCTCTGTCCACGTGGGGCCGACTATTCCTGTTGCCTCCAGTTCTGTACAACAGTAAGATGACATGAGATGAGACACATGCATTTGCGGCTCGGCCTCGGCCTCTTTACTGCCACTGCATGGCTTCACCAATATACAGCTGAGGGACCCTCGCGGCCGCGTGCAGTCTTCTTGACAGGGAAAgcgggaaaacacacacacgcacacactctcacTCAGCGgccccccacccaccaccacTTAAAGCGTGTCACATCAGCAAGGTCAGCAAGGTAGCAGCATCTTTTATTAAGAATATGGCCTTCCGTtacataataatttaaataaaataaaaacatttaataacataCCATTTTATTGCATCAAATTGAAGAAATATTGCTGTGGGCTAACAACAGCATTTCTGCCCCTCCCCTCCTTGTGTCATGGCCGatcaatatatttaattaattaattttaaaaatgtatttgttccaTGACCGCACTCCTACTTCATAAAAATACACAGTAATGACATCATGAAATACTATGCAAATAATTAGACTGGTTTTGCTACATTTGTTTGCTTCAATTTAATGGACAGtatgctgctccttctggtgtgcccgCCTTGGCCACAAGGGGGCGGTGTAATATAgacatgaataaaaatggaGCTGCTCAAAACTcctcagtaagctgcagtaatattaattGTTCTTTGCAGAGAATAAAGTGCATAAATCGGTGAGTGATGTTACATGCATTTCtacatcatttattttcaaatatctCTTATTTATAGGCTTATAATGATGCAAAACAGATGCTAATTGTTATTCCGTCCATGGCATTTGTAATGTTTGTTAGAATAAAACTAACTGGACTTTTTAAGGCAAAATGATGTGGTTATTCTAAATATGTAAACATGTAATTCTCTTTATCTTTAGTTTGACAAAAACACTTCAACAGGAAAAGGCgaaaactgctgcttgttgtgaaacaGGTTAACTGCCACCAATGTACTGCTTATATCTCAAATTTTAACCGGGATTTTTAGATCAAGTCCGAGCTCTACTGCTCTCGGTATCGGTTTTCGTAAAATAAATTTCGATTAGGGACGTCCCAATcgcattttttttgaaacggagTTCAAGTCACTTGATTTGAGTACCTGCTGATAATGAGTCCCGATCTGATACCTCAGAAATACTTGACCTGTTTTCACCCGATACCGATCAGTTTATTACGTTATTGGATAGGGACAAACtgaatttagagtcttcaattaacttgtgttttttggaatgtgggagaaagccAGATTACCTGGAGAACACGCAAACCCCGTGCTGGAGCCCGGATTCAAAACctcaacctcagaactgtgttCAGTGTGTCGCCTGCCACCTGCACCAAGTAGTCAAATCCAGTTTAGGTCAGATAGGATTCCCAAATGGGatccaaataaatacatatataaataaataaaagtcacattcGTTGTTGCTAAATCATGTGACAGTTTGCATACACCCACGCGCTTCTCTatataaacaagaaaaaacacgTTTACAACATttcagtgtgcaaaaaaaactgCATGCTTACAGTAAGTAACAGTGCACAACGTCATGGGGTGTTTAATCCTCCATGGGACCCCCCTCCAAAACCCCAGGCGCACCCCGACCCCACAATTTtggcaccccccacccccggccTGTCTCTCTTCAATCCAATTCAATCCAATCTTGCCACTGCACCGAGACATCATCAGACGGCACACTGCGGCGAGCACCTGCATTAACACCCCCGATGTGTTGCAACAACAACTGCGCGAGAGGCTCCCTCGGTTGACCGAGCACGATGCGGTTTATCCCTGGCGGACCCTCCGCCaggcaggcggcggcggcggcggcggcgtcagCGTAGAGCCGAGGTGACACGACCGCCTTCAAATACAACCGTGTCACGTTTTGGGACACTCAGGAGCGGTCCACAGCCAGTGTAACGTTTCGAACAAGAAGATGTGTTGTCTTAATAACGACCGtgtgtttttttgcacaaaGACACACAGGGAGGACATTACAAATGAGACGCTGTTAGCAAACGGGTTTCTatggatgaaaaataaataaataacagccgTACTCACGTCTTGAAATCTTCACCGTGGCtccccttaaaaataaaataccacccaaaaaaaaacacacacagagatGTCTGGCCGCCTGCGTGTCATCCGACGGTGGAATGGAGCACGGAAGGAGCTCAAAGGAAGCGAAGTGGTTGTTGTAAGCGGGTTATAGCATGTGTGCTGGGGTTTTCTGTTTGATTGTATGTGCTGCAGTAGTGGTCGCACGTCTGGCTGACTGGCTGCCTGACTGGCTGGCTGGATGAGCGGCAGACGGGCGGCCTTCTTCTCCGACGTCGTGGGTCCGTGTGTCGGCGGGATCGCAGGACGCCATGGTGCACTAGCGCCACCAAGTGACGCGGAGTGCGTTTAGCTGCCTTTTGAATGACGTGTAAATAAAGACGTTTTGTTCGTCATGGATTATTGTCGAGAGAAAGTTACTGTTTAActgtgaatttttattttagactctcattttcttttttttttctacttatgtaatttctttttttcaggaagATCTACGGTCGGAATTCACATTTATAATGGATAATTAATTGTCTTATTGTATTTACATGAACAGATATAATGTTGTAAACATGATCTATAATTAGCATTtggttaatattacaaaatgttgaaatatttatttattagacaAATGAAATGATCTATAGCTATATAACATTCAAATTgcaatatgacatttttgaaaggTAAACAGATGCACGCCGTCTCAATGAATTAGGAGGACATCACTGAACGCTTAATTCatttcagtagttcaattcAAATAATTCAGTACCACACAGTGACATATTtcatggtttatttttttaatcattgttgttattattattattaaaggtaACAAACCCAAGCTTCACCATGTCAAGAAATTAGCATCTACTGTAGAATGAAAATCCAAAATGATTTGGAATATAGAAATTAGGTAGTAGTTGACATTGTGAAAGgcattttcatgtgttttaaaaatctttatCGTCTTAACAATTTTTCTAGCGTATTCTTATACATTCAGATATCATACAAATGTATATTTCATTATGtggaaatgaataaaaagcatTAATATTATATTCTGCATTGACTAACATGTACCAAGTGAAATAATCCCCATTCTTGTTATTCTTTGACAAAAGCCTTATTAGTCACAAATATCACATCCGACATATTCCAGCTTCACAGGCTCATCTTGGTCTAAAAGCTGTGTATCTTCTTTTTCGTGTGAAAAATACTCAATATCCTTTTGCGGATGTGTGTCAGCTGCAGCCCGTAGATGAGCGGATTTAAAATTGGAGGAATGATTAGAAACTCGATGGTCATGAAGTTGTGCAAGTGTTGCGACAACTTGTCTGAACCGAATCTCATGTACATCAAATCCAAGAGCAGAGTGCCGGTGTAAGTGAGCAGGCAGATGATATGTGGCATGCACGTGTGCCTGAACTTCTTCCACATCTGTGCAGATGAAACGCACATTTTGATCAGATTCACGTAAGaccaacaaataaacaaaaaaaggaagaaatgaAACACAATGTTTACCGCAGCGATGATGTCATTGGCTTTGGGTGGGGAGCAAACGAGGTTGGCCACCATCAGGTTGACGCAGTAGAGCCTGCTGATGTGAGAGCCGCAAAGCTTTTTCCCCAAAAGCGACGCCGTGTTCATAAACATACAAAACAGAGAGATGAACCAGGACAAAAGCAAAAAGAGGGACACTCTCTGCTTTGTCATGAAAGATTGATAAACCAGAGGTCGACACAGAGCCACGTACCTGTCGTACGCCATCAGCGCCAAAATGGAAAAATCAAAACTATTTGACGAGTGTACGACATAACCCTGCAGCATGCAGCCGGCGTAAGAAATCACATGAGACGACACAAGATCCACCAAGAATTTGGGGAAAAATCCGGCCGAGCCGTACACAGCATTGACGCATAAATTACACAGGAAAATATACATCGGCTTATGGAGCTTTCTGTCAgtaacaatgacaaaaacaacgGTAAAATTGCTCAGCAGGATTATCAGGTAAAAAAGCAGCACAAGCACAAAAATGGTTATTCTTTGCACAAATGGAAAATTCAAACCAGAGAGAGTGAACATTGTGACGACAGAAACATTTTCCATCATCGAGAGCTTCAACACAAGTACATCAAATTACCCCATGACACAAATGTTGCGGGGAGACGCGCATCCGCCCCTCCGAACGACCTCGCCGCAGTGACGGCTAGTTAAAGGCTTTTGAAAGGAAACAGCGTGACCTTTGGGACCGAAGTGGACCAATGGCTGCGTGTTGACGCCCCAAAGACTCGACAGATGTTGGCCTTTCGTCAAGCCTTGGACGAGCTGACTGACTTCAGCTACTCCGGCAGAgccaatcaaaaaataaataaaaaatgcacgcTTTTCATTTTAGATCACTCGTCGTTGGAATTTGAATCAGCATCAGCTTCTGAAAAGAAGCATAAACACATCTTGCAAGTTGCGACCAACGTGCACGACGTACTGAAAATACAGTCATTTATATAAAAACAGTACTTTGCATCATTTTTAGcagtaatttattttacatagtTTGCTAATGAGTTGACTAATATCCTAAAGAACTCTGAAGGACACTTCCTATCACATTTTTCAGgccaaaattttaaattgtaattaattgcatgacttcaatagttaactcacgattaattaatcacaatttttatatctgtcctaaatgtacaattaaatatttttttcgatgttttcatactcctgttaacataaaagtaggacaaatgttaactaatagaaatatggctgcatctttcagtcttttatacagtaatttcataataataataaaaaaattgagttaaaattgaaaagatcTCCGTCTCTGCCGCTAGTTTGTTCAGAGGTTGACAAGCTTATCGTCATCATAAAGTTATAACAAATGATGACTTATATGAAATCCCAACAGTGGATTAATTCAGGTCGAAGATATTGTCTACATGTTCATAAAGTCCCTGATATTAGATATTAGACTATTGGTCTCCATCCAATTTAAACCACATAATTGTAGATGtactgcaatttaaaaaaaaaatacaaatcataaaaatactttatttaagaTAACATTCAAGGCGACAGTCATCAAATGGATCCAATTTTGAATAGTTAAACCATGAAGCCATTAAATTCAACATCTAAAGATGTACAAAGAATATTAACAAGTCATGCTGATCAATATCGGAATACATGTAAAGggtcaaaataaagtttatttaAAGCGTGGTGTATGTGGTAAGCATTGTTCTATGAACAAATGCGAATGTGTCATTTGTAGGAAAGGAAGTTCTTATTGAAAAAGGCtcacaatgaaaataagataTGAGACGTTTCATCACAGCAATTCTCTATTGAATTATTAACAACACATACTAATTGCAATATGAAAGCATTTGAAAGATAAACACAGTGCAATCAAACTCAAACAGATAAAAATCCTCCTCCGTGATTTAGGACATCAATGAAAACTTCATCCAGttcagtagttttttttttttttttttttaaggcagaatATGCATAATATTGGATTCACTAACACACACAGAGCGTGAAATAGCTCACGTTTAAATTTCTTAAatcattactattattaaaactaacacaaaaaaaatgaccaagtcAAGAAATGTGCATATTACATTAATAGaatcaaaaaagacaaaatcattttgaatgtaGAAATTCTGTAGCCGTTTTAGCattgtaaaaagtatttttctgcaATGACTATAATTTAacaactaaaataaatcaaattaaatgagCGTGTATATTTCATTATGTAAAAATGAATTACGTACGATAAGCATAGTAAAATGATATTCTGCATTGACCAACATGTAGCAAATGAAATCATCGCCATCCTTCTTGTCCTTTGACAAAAGCCTTATTATTCAGAAATATCACATCTGACTGTCTATCTTCTTTTTAGTGTGAAAGAAATTCAATATCCTGTTTCGGATGTGTGTCAGCTGCAGCCCGTAGATGAGCGGATTCAAAATTGGAGGAATGAGTAGAAACTCGATGGTCATGAAGTTGTGCAAGTGTTGCGACAACTCGTCTGAACCGAATCGCATGTACAGCAAATCCAGCAGAACCGTCGTGGAGTAAGTCAGCAGGCAGATCATGTGCGGCGTGCACGTGTGCCGGAACTTCCTCCACATCTGGGCAGATGAAATGCACATTTTCACCAGATACACGTAAGACCAACagataaacaaaaaatgcaagAAATAAAGCCCGATGTTGAAAGTTGCGATGATGTTGTTGGCTTTGGATGGCGAGCAAGCGAGGTTGGCCACCATCAGGTTGACGCAGTAGAGCCGGCTGATGTGAGAGCCGCAAAGCTTTTTCCCCAAAAGCGACGCCGTGTTCATAAACATACAAAACAGAGGGATGAACCAGGACAAAAACACAAAGAGGGACACTCTCTGCTTTGTCATGAAAGATTGATAAACCAGAGGTCGACACAGAGCCACGTACCTGTCGTACGCCATCAGCGCCAAAATGGAAAAATCGCAGCAATTTGACGAGTGTACGACATAACCCTGCAGCATGCAGCCGGCGTAAGAAATCACATGAGACGACACAAGATCCACCAAGAATTTGGGGAAAAATCCGGCCGAGCCGTACACAGCATTGACGCATAAATTACACAGGAAAATATACATCGGCTTATGGAGCTTTCTGTCagcaacaatgacaaaaacaacgGCAAAATTGCTCAGCAGGATTAACAGGTAAAAAAGCAGCACAAGCACAAAAATGGTTATTCTTTGCACAAATGGAAAATTCAAACCAGAGAGAGTGAACATTGTGACGACAGAAACATTTTCCATCATCGAGAGCTTCAGCACAAGTACATCAAATTACCACACGATGCGACTGTTGCAGGGAGACGCGCATCCGCCCCTCCGAACGACCTCGCCGCAGTGACGGCTAGTTAAAGGCTTTTGAAAGGAAGCAACGTGACCTTTGGGACCGAAGTGGACCAATGGCTGCCTTTGAAGACTCGACAGATGTCGGCCTTTCGTCAAGACCTGGACCAGCTGACTTCAGCTACTCCGCTCACAGTCCAAGAGGGACACGGCAGTGccaatcaaaacaaataaaattaaaaaagctattttttttgtttcagatcACCATTTGGTATACatttactcaacaaaaatataaacattttaagttttgctcccattttttacgtCATGAAGttactcaaagatctaaaacgtCTTCCACATGCACactatcaccatttctctccaatattgttcacaaaccagtctacgtttgtgatagtgagcacttctcctttgccaagataatccatcccacctcacaggtgtgccatatcaagacgATGATCACACACCACGATTAGTGATTAATGCGAGTGTGCCTCAAGCCTTCCCCAGTGTATTGATAACCAGAACAACTATAAGCACTTTCTAGGGCCCGTTTCTGGAATGGCAataaaagattatcctgagtgattattCTGGGGTGTTGGGAAGGGTTAAgagacccccaccccccgccaccCACACCCCCATCCTATTTGCTTTGAAAACGATGGCAACTAATACTAATCCTAAACAATGTTCAGTATTTGCAAAATAATCCTTATCTGGATGGTCAAGGTTGAATTTGAGCGACTGGATTTTTCCTCGATTGTCGAAGATGTTTCATCTTGAATCCAAAAAGCGTCATCAGTTCTCATTTTTCAGTTTGGAGCTTGCAATTCTCgcccttatgggaaaatatcTTGCAGCAAAATGAAGGATCTAACATTCACTTTTGTtacgtctttctttaaaatgggAACAGAAAATGTTTCCGCAGACACAAAGTACGTTGACAGATGAGCTGGATGTCTCAACAGGTCATTATTATCTGTTTGGGATCATGAGCAGATCCATCCTTTCTCAAAACTTTCACATTTTCTTGAGGCTCATCCATCATCTTTGTCTCATCTGTCCATAAAACTTTTCttccagaatttttttgggccagtttatttttacattacagcCTGGTCTTTTCTTTTTGGGGAATAAGTAGCTTGCATCTCCTggctattcaattcaatttcctttctttcctttggtccttcctcggatctcctgacggcctcacgactcaggctgggttctgaagtgttcggtttaggtgaacggtatgggattttttaaataggtttgaggtgaactaatgaatatacactcacacacacgcacatgcacatacacacccacatacgaaatgaaaaattaattaaaaataataataataaaaaagagagagcaatgatgatgacatgtgaaatcggtaaaattaccgaatgaactgagctctccagaagaagaaaaaaagagcagatCCATCCTTTCTCAAAACTTTCACATTTCCTTGAGGCTCATCCATCATCTTTGTCTCATCTGTCCATAAAACTTTTCTTCCAAAATTTTTTTGGGccagtttatttttacattacagcctggtcttttctttttgtgaatAAGTAGTTCGCATCTCCTGGCTATTCAATTTTATTGGAGCTGGATATTTACATTCCATGATCAAGGAGTATACATCGAGACAAAAGCGCATCgtataattaaatgtattgaaTGTCAATAAAAGAAGAATACGGTTGTGGTTCTACCGTATATTTTGATACTATTAAGGTCTCCCTGCGGACGACTGTCAACATATgagaaaaatgttttgcaatttGGATGGTCAACAGGTCATTATCCGTCCCTGTTGCTGTCCCCTGAGAACAATTAGTAGCACCGTGCTCTCATGGGGGCGGgggtgtgtgggaggggggggggcactctACAATAACAAACATGTTATTCTGTCCGACAAATTGTTGAGACGACTCATCAACAAACCCTGAGGATGATAAACAATATTTAGCCAGTGCCTTGGGAGGATAGAGATGCCCGACATTAACCTGAAGTTAGTAATCCTGATGACTGTGAAACCTTATTTCgtatatctttttatttatttatttctatactACTTTTGTATCCTTACCAGAGTTCTCAACTGGTTCCTTGTTCCATAGCCTACTCCATTGAAtatttgatatacagtacagcatATATGTAAGCAGCGGATatataaagtctacacacccctgtataaatatatatatatatatatatatatatatacataagcATCTTTTCGAGagggaaagtaaaaataatcaaCTAAAAGAATCTGATTTCACAAGTTTGCGCTCTCTTATAACAGTGATGTTCAGAAttaacattcaaactcatgttaagtgggagtcagcacacacacacacacacacacctgtcacCATTTGAAGTGCCTCacattaaccccaaataaatttCAGATGTTCAACTCGTAGGCTTTCCCTGACATTTTTGTCGTCACAAGCATGTACACATTACCCGGAGGGCCTGCCTTCAATTCAGAAACCCAATTACTTGtacataaacaataataatttgcaaAAGAAGCGTGAGAGAGTAAACTTTCAATAACGTGTTGTTTGTAATTCTAAgatgacacacgcacacaaaaaccgCACACTTTGGCTTTAAAGGTGCTCATTGTCAAACATTCCATGTAGCAACGGACATCATGGGGCCTCCCATCTTACAATCGGCCCACTGTTACCCCCCTTTTGTGAGTGactgtgtgagtgtgcatgtgACCTGAATGTTGC
It encodes the following:
- the LOC144060583 gene encoding olfactory receptor 6E1-like, whose amino-acid sequence is MMENVSVVTMFTLSGLNFPFVQRITIFVLVLLFYLLILLSNFAVVFVIVADRKLHKPMYIFLCNLCVNAVYGSAGFFPKFLVDLVSSHVISYAGCMLQGYVVHSSNCCDFSILALMAYDRYVALCRPLVYQSFMTKQRVSLFVFLSWFIPLFCMFMNTASLLGKKLCGSHISRLYCVNLMVANLACSPSKANNIIATFNIGLYFLHFLFICWSYVYLVKMCISSAQMWRKFRHTCTPHMICLLTYSTTVLLDLLYMRFGSDELSQHLHNFMTIEFLLIPPILNPLIYGLQLTHIRNRILNFFHTKKKIDSQM
- the LOC144060553 gene encoding olfactory receptor 6E1-like; this translates as MMENVSVVTMFTLSGLNFPFVQRITIFVLVLLFYLIILLSNFTVVFVIVTDRKLHKPMYIFLCNLCVNAVYGSAGFFPKFLVDLVSSHVISYAGCMLQGYVVHSSNSFDFSILALMAYDRYVALCRPLVYQSFMTKQRVSLFLLLSWFISLFCMFMNTASLLGKKLCGSHISRLYCVNLMVANLVCSPPKANDIIAAVNIVFHFFLFLFICWSYVNLIKMCVSSAQMWKKFRHTCMPHIICLLTYTGTLLLDLMYMRFGSDKLSQHLHNFMTIEFLIIPPILNPLIYGLQLTHIRKRILSIFHTKKKIHSF